Below is a genomic region from Raphanus sativus cultivar WK10039 chromosome 4, ASM80110v3, whole genome shotgun sequence.
AGCGGTCCCCATCCGTCTTCTATAGCTTCCTTTATCCCATCTTTAGAAAGCCAGCGCCTATCGAACATAAATGATTTCCGACGCCTCACATTGTTGGATTGTATACGAGTTAGAACCGGCCGGTGGTCTGATCCCCATAATTTAAGATACTCCACATTGGTGTGGGAAAAGAGGTGATGCCATTCTTCATTGCCAACGGCTCTGTCCAGTCTACATTGGACTTTCCCGGTACTGCGGTAACCAACCCACGACATCTTATTACCTCTGAATGGAAACTCTATCATGCCACAGTTGGCTAACATCAAACGGAAAGGGATGAACGAGTTCTCAGGTCTCTTACGGCCCCCTTTCTTTTCGTGGTTCCCAACTATCTCATTGAAGTCTCCGCACATGTACCAAGCTCCTGATCTAGTAGTACTCATGCGCGTCAACCGCTCCCAAACATATTCACGGCACTCAACGACCGGATCACCATATACAAAGGTTAAGAAGACTTCGTGTCCCTCGATGGTGGCTGATATATCAATCATACGGTTATCATAGTAAAGAACAGACACATCATAATCATCCATATAAAAAAGAGCTAGTCCACCGTTCTACCTTCCGGCTCAACAGTGAACAATTTattataaccaaaagaaacttgaTACTCTTGCAAAAAGGAACGgttgttttttgtttctgataaaaaaagaaaagaaggtgCAAAAAACGGTGCAGCTTTCGCAGGTGCTGCTTTGTCAAGTCGGCTCCCGCCCCTTGACAGTTCCAGGAGATGGTGTTCATATCTTCTTACTAGGTGGTTTCTGGGACCCCACCGAACCTGCGAGAGAAGAAGAAGTCATACGTTTAGTAGACGGAAACACCTCAATACGAGGGACATCTTgtgttttagttttcttttgagTACCCGTCTCTTTGGTCAGTTTCATAACTGGACGTCCTCTGGGGTAGCTCATTTTCTTGGAAGCTCGTGTGCCCTTCCCACTCGGACTCTGTGGGTGACGCTTCCTGGCGGGAGACCTGGTCTTATCGCCTTGTCTGCTCACTTCAATGCTTCCTGCCTTATCCTTAGTTGGTTGAAGATTGTGATCTTCCTCAGTTTCCATCGGTGTGTTCTCAGCATACGCTGGAGTATCGCTAGTCTTGCGATTCATTCTTGGTTCCTGTCTCTGTTTCGCATTATACACAGCCTTGACTTGAGATAACTGTGAAATGGCATTTATTTTTTCTGCATCAAAACCAGGCTCATCCACAAGAAGATCATCATTTTCCATCAAATCCTCATCCATAACCACATCACCAAAATCATCTACTAGTTTATCTACTGCAGCCTCATCATTCTTAGTCAAGATCATTTTGTCAATATGTTCTGATTCCATCATCTTATCTAGATCAAGGCTATCCTTTTCAGTTCTGGTTCTAGCTTCGGGAGAGGCATACCTGGAGTCGTCTTCGACGGTGTGGTCGTCATTTGTTCTGAAAGCTATGATACCTATGTTCCTTGTAAGGAGACCGGAAGGAGGGTTCTTTGCTGCCGATATCGGCGTAGTCTTCTCAGATTCCGGGTACATTGGAGCTTTCCCTTTGAGTCGTCGCATCCTATCCTCTGTTGATTCGTTTCTGTGAACCACTAATACTCCATGGCCAGGTGCTTCAGTCAGTTTTCTCCCTGGCCTAGCTTCAGAGATTGTCAGCTGCGAGTCGGTCACCGTGCGGGATGGGAGTGCTCTATGAGCAGTGTCAGCTTCCAACCTAGATTGATTGTTACTCCTGGATTCAGTTGCAAGCTCCTTTGATCTCCATACACGTGTGGATTGTTGAGAATGATGAGCTGAGTGGTAACtctttcctctgtttctctctgAATCTCTTCTTTTGTCTTGGTACCTTTTCAAGGCATCAGACGTCTCAAGGGGTCTCCTTGGAGCTTGCTGGTCGAGTCGGTTCCAGACTGAAGTATTCCTCGATGGGTAACGCTCATAtctatcttctcttctttggtCAGAGCCTTTGTAGGTCCTCCTAGTCTCAACCTGGTTCCTAGACGTCCAGTAGCTTGCAGAATCTTTACTTCTCTTTTCACCTCTGGAATACGCAGGATATTGATCTCGACTTGGGGACTTGTTGTGTCCATCGTCAGAGGGAGAGCGAGGCCTTTTATTGTTGCCGTTGCTACTCCGGTTATTTAGAAAAGCACGGGGATGTTTCTGGTGGTCTTTCACGCCTGAACCCATCATCTCTCGGTACTCCTTTATTTTCTGATCTTGTTCCTCCTGCGTTAGTTCCGGACATGAGTAGACATCGTGTGCTATTCTTTTACAGCCATAACAGTGCCGAATGAGACCTTCATATTCCAGAGAGACAACACCAATATCTCCATTTGGGAACCCCACGCGTCTCTCGAATTGGAGAGGTTTCTCTGCGTCGATTGAAACTTGCAGACGTGCGTTACGGGAATCAAGAGCCACACGCTTGCCCAAAGCTTTTGCAATTTCTTCAAAAGTCTCATCATTCCAATAGTGGACAGGAACTCCAGTCACTTTGATCCAAAAAGGAATCGTGTTTGGGAAGTTATTGCTCGTGAATGGTTCCCATCGTTCCAAAGCGAAGATCCAATGATTGAAGTGGCATGGCCTCTTGTTTAGGACCATTTTCAAGTCTTCTTCCTTATCGAAATCAAACTGAAAACGTCCGTTACCCAGGTTCACACCACGAGCTCTGCCTTCAACATTCCAGATCCGTGCTCGGGGGAGAAGAGCGATCATAGCTTCAACGCTGCGACCTCCCTTGTGTAGAACTCGTCCTATCAAAGTTCTCTTGAAACGCTCAGCAACTGTGGTCAGATCACAGGCTGGAATACGGATTATCTCGTCTTCTACTGCCAGATCCAGTTGACGCTTGGTTGCAGACGATGAACCTCCTTGGCGGATGAGGTTTGATTGGGATCTCATCTCTTAGTCGTAGTACCAAACAGAAAAAGCAAAGCGTAGCAAACTGCTAGAGGGACTGAGTCTCTGATTTGAGAGGAGGAAGATGGTTCTGAGACAGATGGGTCTCGGTGGCTTTTATGGTTTGACTCTGTCTAGGGTTTTGTATCTCTTGCCTTAAACGGTCGACAAAATATTGGGAAGAATCTGCGAAACTTGGCAAAGGGGCCAGAAAAAATCCGATGTGATTCGGAGAGAGATGTTGTATCATAGGCACACAAGGAGTGTGGAAGTCTCCCTTAAGTCCCTAGAAGCGGTGGTGGTGACTTAGGCTGCCAGGAGGAGGACGTCGGACTCGATGGAAGCTTGGATCTCAAAATCGCCTTCTACGTCGCAAAACCCTAGCGGCGCCATCCGGCTCTTCCCATCCACAGAAAGCAATCAACAAAATGTTAAACTGAACACAAATCGGCCGACATTTCATATTAGTATACAGTATTTtgtgtaaataaaaaacaacaaaatgtaaatagtttttttaagcAATCAaacttatatatttgtaaaactATTTCATCCTGCGCCGGACTTGGATCCAAACCTACTGTTTTATCATTTGATGGCATCCCGTTAGTTAGTGTATATGCTTATTTTGTTTAGTGTTTCTTTCATTCATAAAGTTAAACACATGATGTCATAGCCATAATATTCTTCACAAAATTTACGGCTGcatgttaataatatattagtgtTCTTTCATACGGCTGCGTATTAAACTTAATGTTTCAAAGCATATTAATTAGTTAAGTAAAATACGAATGATACTGATTTTTTCATCTCGTTATACTTTTTGCGGTTCTGTTTTGATTACAAGTCTGAAAAAATAGTTCTTCTACAATCATCTTCAACCTCTCTTGTTTGTTTGTAAGTTTATAAACATCTCTCTTTCATATTGTCTCGTGAAAAGAATCAGAAGTTAATAGTTTTGTGTTAAATTTCAAACACTTGATTGCATATGTTGAATGACTGCATATTGGTAATGTTTAAAAGCATATACCGgttattatatttattcattaaagatacATCTTCTTTCGTATAACCAATGAAATATAAGCAACTGAAAAGAACAAATAACAAATTCTGATACAGGTTTGATGTAGATTAGTTAATTTAGTTTACAGAATTACAGCCGCTAAACTCCAGAATAATCACGTTGCTTCAAGATTTCTTAATACTCTAGAAAGTTAACTTTTAAGAAACGCGATAGTGGCAGCCAAAGGAACATATTGCGCGCTCACCACGGATTTCTAACCATGTTTTGCATGAGCATAGTCTTCCACAACTTTGACATATAGGCCGAGTTGAATGAGTGTTGGGACGGACATAGATCATTCCTCTCCAGCTAGGCAGAATTTGTCCAGGCTTCAAATATGGATCTCTTCCTAGCAAACATTCGATATGGACTGTAATCCCACAATCATTGCATGCATATAATCCTTTCATCGGAGCGATATCACTTTCGCATATTTCACACAAATAACTTTTATCATTTATATCTTGTTCATAAGAAAAAGTGAGCAAATGAGTATCATGCTCATACCTCGTCTTGTGTGGAAGTGTGGCGCAAtgaaaacacaaagaaaaattgCATTGAAGACAATCTAAAGGTTGTTGCGTCTCTGATTGACATATGGAACACGCTTTGAATGTGTTTTGTTTAGACGTTATGAACAAAGGATGTGAATGAGAGTGATGATCAAACGGCTCATGTACAGAAGCACAAAGTGTGTCTAACACCCAATCGCACCCTGGGATAGTACACGCGTATTTGAAACCACATGAAATACGACAACATTTTTTACATGAGAACCACCTTTCACCGCATTTCAGCACCATTGGATGGATATGTAGTATGAATTGTTTTAGACGGGGAATATGTGCACATGATTCATGGAGGATAAAATCACATTGCATGCATTGATACACATTACCATCAACATACAAAGGAAGTGTGCATGCTTGACAATGCTTGGTTTTGCCATTCACTCTTTCGATCATCTTGTCAAGTCGCATTTGATGGTCTTGATGACTGAAATGCCTTATAATTCCAACACTTACTTCCTCCCACATTTCAGTATCTTCATATGCTTCTTCAGGTTCTCCTTCATATTCTTTTCTATCACACATATCTTTTCGCATTGCACATTTGGAATGAATTGCATAAGTGCATCCTTTTATGCAAGAATATTCCCcgtaatttttgtttatttttgcaTGACAAACTCCACAATTTGTCAACTCCTTGTAAGGAAGAGTACGAGTAAAATTGAGACGATGAATATGACGAGATACTTTTATAACATAAGGTAAGTAGACACACTTCTGATGGACAACGAAATCGCATGGGAGACATACATATAAACTATTATTGTTGTCTTCCAGCCCACAGACATTGCAAACTAAAGTGGATCTCCTTGGAAAGTAATGGAGGGTATGAATATGTCTTTTTCGATTGTATATAGTAGTGGGATGTTTGGGTTTTGGGGCTTTTGCGCATAAAGGATGGATCATAAATTCACAAATAGAACAGTAGTATAATGAATGGCATTGTGTATCTCCACAAGAATGACATTGTATTTTTTCGATACTGATAATTTCAGGAAGCCAGAGAAGCTGAAGAAAATGTTTTGGGTGATAAAGGGAAAACAATAAAGAGGGAGACTCAACACATTCTTTGTGGTAGTTGTATGAGCAATAATTACAATGGAAGTAATAGGGGTTACCTACTATTAGGTTTTTCCGacaagaaaaacaaattaagtGATAATCTAATTTGTCTTTTTCGTTCCAACGGAACAAGGAATGACGACGAAAATGACTGGACTTTTTGTCTTCAGCGTCATCACCTATATATGAACTGCTGATTTCGTGATAGGTTTGCCCACGGACTTTTATCACTTTGCGATTTTTATCGATATCATATCGTTCTTGTGGGCATATAAGATGAGAGAAAGGAGTGGAGCTATCAAGAGTATCCATGGATTATTCAAGGCTTAAgaatttgtttctctttttttttggcaaaagaTATTTAGTTGTGATAGAAATTGGTCAAGTTAACTCATGTTATATATAGTAGCCAGTTTTTGTATTGTTTACGTAGACAACATCTCACGTTAGGTATTGAAAAACCTTCTCACACATAGAAAGAATTCGATTCCTTTgcaaatatttagattttaagtTTTGATGATTCTTTTCTCAATACCTTACCAAAAGACAAAGGAAGTTGAGGAAATCAAATACATTCTATATTCTTTTCTTGATTAAAATGGTAACTTCTTTTCTTACTTATTTCATGAAAATCAAGGTGAGCTAGATTATGTGTAAATGTTGGAGAATCAAATCTTGAGGCCTTAATTGATTTAAGAACTTTAACATTTTGAAATGAATTCATGATATAAACCTACGCTAACCAAATGGCAACAAGCCTATCtcaccaagtttttttttatttttgctaaacCAAATTTAAGACTATTAAGAAAACCATTCCAACCCGAGTTAACGACTGTACTAAACTCTGAAATTAATTAACCGAGAAAAACTTATGTACACCCGTGATCCCACGGCGAGACTCGCCCAAGGTTCATCGGCAACCTCATTTGTGCATAAATCTAACCTTGGATGCTTTGTCCGGAACATCGTGGTCCAATGACAAAGACGGGTTCTTTCTATACTTAGGTTGTAAATCCGAACTCTGATGCGGAAAACTCTTTCAATATTTTGAACATTACTTTATTCACAGACCATTTACAAATTTGGTGCGCTAGTCTACCTATGGATATGAACACTCAAAAAACTAATATAGGTCTGTTTGGACCTGGAATTTATTCATGAATTATTAAAAAGCAATTTTTAAAGAAGattttaacattaaatattgtaaaataatgaaaaatgatttaaaatatatttttaaaagaaaaaatgagagTATGTTCTTGAACGAGAGATAGagatgattaatatatttatatatatttaatgaagtattcaatatttatatatttttcaagtacatttaaaaatcaaaaatgcaTGCATACAATATGGATCAAatctaatataattataaactaaTTGATGGTCTGCACCTTGTGTAGATATCTAACAAGTTTTGagtttaattctttttatataaaaaattaaattataaacaagttttaaattattattataaatcataaaactaCAATATTCATATTGGTAGtcaatgtataattttttttgtttcttatttttatttatgggATGCAGACGTTGGATCAAActcttttatattaataatcaaattatgaaatttgtatttgaaattaaaaactgatatatatatatatatatatatatatatatatatgtgtgtgtgtgtgtatatatatgcttATTGTATTTGtggaatgaaaaaaaattaatggcatTGAAAGGAAAAGATTATAAATAGTCATAATCCATGAAACAtgaaaaattgttagaaataccATAAgttaaagtaatattttttaaaattaccaccAATCAAGAAATAAACTAACACTTGGGTTAGACTTCAATGATTATTTTGGGATCTATTATTAAGGGGTTGAATTTGAATTTAATAatgttctataatttttttaaaaaattagctTAGTATTGTTTTATCACAAATTTAGGGTATTTGCGAAAGTAACTATTTATtaatgataaaatttaaaaatattatcaaacttGTGGTAGAATTGAAATTTAACCataaaacatcaacaaaataacaatagtCAATAAACCTTTTAAATTCTCTACAATTTGGATCTAAAAAACAGTGAAACAAACACAAAAgatgaattataaaatattatctatgcacaaaaatgaattataaaatgaattacaaaatattatctaCATGACAAGTAAACCAGTTCAcctttcaaataataatatagatagatatggatatatatatttatgttatttttgttttttttgaactttttcttttatgtcattttattctaaattttagtGGAAACTAAAATTAACAGGAATATCAAAACTAAAAGGCACCACAAAAATGGTCGAACCTTTTCCCTGATAAATATCAAAACGCAGTGTTTTGGTTCAATTGTGTGTTGTTCCATCTTTTTCATCGCACGCACTCCCAGCTCTGCTCTGGTGTTCTTCTTGGCCCCCAATTTCTGAtttggaaaaacaaaaaagaaaaaatgtcgTGTACGCATGATCACAACTGCGAGGATCACGAGTGTTCCTCCGATTGGTCACTCTACAAGCACATCGATCTCCCCAAGGTCTCTgttttcttccttctcctcctctgATTTAGGGTTTTCCAAAATCTATCTGAATGATATTAACATGTATACGAATGCTCTATTAACTTGGGTGGTGGTTTCAGGTGTCTGCTCTAAACGAGTCTGTCTCTGGAAGTGCTAAAT
It encodes:
- the LOC108849867 gene encoding uncharacterized protein LOC108849867 isoform X2, whose product is MDTLDSSTPFSHLICPQERYDIDKNRKVIKVRGQTYHEISSSYIGDDAEDKKSSHFRRHSLFRWNEKDKLDYHLICFSCRKNLIVGNPYYFHCNYCSYNYHKECVESPSLLFSLYHPKHFLQLLWLPEIISIEKIQCHSCGDTQCHSLYYCSICEFMIHPLCAKAPKPKHPTTIYNRKRHIHTLHYFPRRSTLVCNVCGLEDNNNSLYVCLPCDFVVHQKCVYLPYVIKVSRHIHRLNFTRTLPYKELTNCGVCHAKINKNYGEYSCIKGCTYAIHSKCAMRKDMCDRKEYEGEPEEAYEDTEMWEEVSVGIIRHFSHQDHQMRLDKMIERVNGKTKHCQACTLPLYVDGNVYQCMQCDFILHESCAHIPRLKQFILHIHPMVLKCGERWFSCKKCCRISCGFKYACTIPGCDWVLDTLCASVHEPFDHHSHSHPLFITSKQNTFKACSICQSETQQPLDCLQCNFSLCFHCATLPHKTRKRSIFEAWTNSA
- the LOC108849867 gene encoding uncharacterized protein LOC108849867 isoform X1 translates to MDTLDSSTPFSHLICPQERYDIDKNRKVIKVRGQTYHEISSSYIGDDAEDKKSSHFRRHSLFRWNEKDKLDYHLICFSCRKNLIVGNPYYFHCNYCSYNYHKECVESPSLLFSLYHPKHFLQLLWLPEIISIEKIQCHSCGDTQCHSLYYCSICEFMIHPLCAKAPKPKHPTTIYNRKRHIHTLHYFPRRSTLVCNVCGLEDNNNSLYVCLPCDFVVHQKCVYLPYVIKVSRHIHRLNFTRTLPYKELTNCGVCHAKINKNYGEYSCIKGCTYAIHSKCAMRKDMCDRKEYEGEPEEAYEDTEMWEEVSVGIIRHFSHQDHQMRLDKMIERVNGKTKHCQACTLPLYVDGNVYQCMQCDFILHESCAHIPRLKQFILHIHPMVLKCGERWFSCKKCCRISCGFKYACTIPGCDWVLDTLCASVHEPFDHHSHSHPLFITSKQNTFKACSICQSETQQPLDCLQCNFSLCFHCATLPHKTSDIAPMKGLYACNDCGITVHIECLLGRDPYLKPGQILPSWRGMIYVRPNTHSTRPICQSCGRLCSCKTWLEIRGERAICSFGCHYRVS